From Suricata suricatta isolate VVHF042 chromosome 1, meerkat_22Aug2017_6uvM2_HiC, whole genome shotgun sequence, a single genomic window includes:
- the DEFB134 gene encoding beta-defensin 134 has product MKPLVIVLVLLFFWDPALADLNPLSSEIHRKCYGNGTCRFECFTSEMLVAYCMFQLECCIRGNPDP; this is encoded by the exons ATGAAGCCTCTCGTCATTGTTCTTGTCTTGCTCTTCTTTTGGGACCCAGCACTGGCAG ACTTGAATCCACTGTCATCAGAAATACACAGGAAATGCTATGGGAATGGTACCTGCAGATTTGAGTGCTTTACAAGCGAAATGTTAGTTGCCTACTGTATGTTTCAGCTGGAGTGCTGTATCAGAGGAAACCCTGATCCCTGA
- the LOC115300892 gene encoding beta-defensin 131A-like: MLETCKGTGRRLVPDTTFPETSGKKSMNPDLEKVILRLFSPLTGPIKTKAFEVYLCQDLHLFLLLSMIFSVNPSRTFFSKCPSRNYYCRMKCNSDEHAVKYCADWTICCRPKKIPLKKTKW, from the exons ATGTTAGAAACCTGTAAG GGTACTGGGAGACGCTTAGTCCCAGATACCACTTTCCCAGAAACTTCAGGCAAGAAAAGCATGAACCCAGACTTAGAGAAAGTCATTCTCAGACTTTTCAGCCCCCTCACTGGCCCAATTAAGACTAAGGCTTTTGAGGTTTACCTGTGTCAGGACCTCCA tctttttcttttacttagcatgattTTCAGCGttaatccat ccAGGACCTTTTTTTCTAAATGCCCTTCAAGAAACTATTACTGCAGAATGAAGTGCAATTCTGATGAACATGCAGTTAAATACTGTGCTGACTGGACCATCTGTTGCAGACCAAAGAAAATTCcacttaagaaaacaaagtggTGA